The sequence below is a genomic window from Perca fluviatilis chromosome 13, GENO_Pfluv_1.0, whole genome shotgun sequence.
ATAGCCGTTtccttttttactttacttctcTGTTTGTTATTTTGCTAGCGTGTATAATTAATGCGAGACGACAAGCTAACTAAAGTGAAGCTAGCCGTTCAGGTAAACTGTGACCTATAATAAGttaaagctagctagctaagtggACAGTCAATAGCACCTATGGTGTTTTTAACGTTTCTTTTTGTCTCTCAATTGAGTATTTGACTAGCTACAGTACTTTGTTTTCTAATGTTGTTGAAATCACACTTTTAAATTCCTAGATTGGACGGGGCTGGATGAAGATGAAGACGCTCATGTTTGGGAAGACAACTGGGATGATGACAACGTAGAGGATGATTTCTCAAATCAACTGAGGTAAATAAATCTGAATAACCTTACTCAATACATTTCAGTGTTTAGCTACACTCCCTCATAGGCTGTCAGTGTATCTAGCAGTGCAGGCCAAGTAATTAAGATGCTGGGTACAGGTGGATTAGTTTATTTTCATATGTGGTTTTAATAGTATTACTAAGTTATTGAAGTCATTCTTGGTGTGGACTAATTGCTTTACACTTGATGCATACAGGCCAAATTGTCTTGCATGAAATACAGTGCATGAGACACACAGCTCTTTGATGAATTATTTGACATATACTATCTGGGACCGAAAATAACCACTATGTGAGACCACTAGTGACAGGCAGACCTTTTCTCCAATAACTTTCACTACAGTATTGCATTTACAAGATATTGATTCTTGAAAGATTTCCAAATTTCACTGTATGATTAGCTACTTTGGTTTCACGTGTTAATGGTTATTTTTTGCTGACTTATAAGTACTGTGAGGTATTACTGTAAAACAAGGGGACTTGTTTAAGATATTGCTCTTGATGTCTTACTTTAAGTGTGTGttcttaagaaataaaacacaagtAAACAATATGCCCATATTTGAATTGCAGTTAATATGGAAACCAATGCTAATGGTTAGATTGGTTTAAACAAGTAAACATTTTGATAGGACCAAATTAAACAGGAACGAAATCCAGTGCAAAGCTTATGGTCTCTTTAACGATAaagaaaggttgtttttttttcccttcaaaTATACAGCTATAAAAGGCTGTTTAGGAAGCTACTTGTGGCAGATTGCTCTTGGATCAGTATTAATACAATTTGTGAATTGCAGAAAATCTGGTTTCTTACTTTGCAGCCATTACGCAGCTCCTCTTTATAGCTTAGGTTGTTATGAATTGCAGTAGGCCACTGCATGTTTCACTTGTATCTGAAATTGTGCAATAAGCATGTTGCAAATTACACATCAAAGTTATCCTAAGATCCATCATGCAAACTCACACTTATTGGATAATCAATAACTGTTGATATAGAAGTGGCTGGTCTGTTTTATTTGAGTACACTTTAAACAGTAATATGCTGTTTAGGCCAATTATGATAGCCATGCTATTAAGTTGTTTCTTAAAGATATCATTATCGGTGTGTGTGCGCATCAAATCCATAGCTGCACACATTatgcaatatttatatatattttccacTCATCTCTTAATGGTTCTCACAATCAATAGCAGAGGGTGCTTATGCCTCAACCACCCACATGTAATCATCTCTACTGACTTGATCTTTCTATTTTCCTTGCAGAGCTGAGCTGGAAAAACATGGTTACAAGATGGAGACGTCTTAGCGGCTGACAAGGCCGTTCAGTATTTGAAGACATTGGATATGGACATTTATATTTCAATATTACTGGTTGACCACACACCGCCAGAATAGATTTGAggatgttaatttgtttttgtaagAAATATTGATGGAAGTAAATTGTTAAGAGAAAACTGTTCCTCTGAGTGTTTTTACTTACTGACTATAATGAAAATGTTTAGACATTATTTATGGATACAATACAATAGAATACATTTGCTATTTTACGCAAACCTGAGCAACTGGATTGCATTACTTCAGTATTCACAGGAACATTGCTGAAATTGAGCAAGTTATATTAGTAAATTAATACATTATAATTGCCTTCATACCTCCCAATTCATGCTGCATAACCAATGGATAAATTCAACTGATGCTGGAATGGTCATTACTAGAAATCTAGCCTGCATCTTCCCATTTCACTAATTCCTTAGAATGCTTCTATTCTTTGATGCATAAGCTAAATCCATTGCAGTTATTGGTTTTTGTGTGGAAGATGACTTCCTAGATGATTTGCTAAAATATCTTCAAAttacagtctttgtaaatggactgtttttatatagcgcttttctagtcttaacgactactcaaagtgcttttacatagtacaggaaccattcaccattcacacacattcatatgctgtggccgaggctgctgtacaaggtgccacctgctcatcagataaacattcacacacatttgtacTCCGATGTGCAACATCGGCGGCAACtctgggttcagtgtcttgcccaaggacacttcgacatgggactgcagggccagggatccgctctaccactgagccacagccgccccattTTGTAAGAGCTGTTGATCTCCTCAGAAGCACACCTGCCAAGTCAACACAATCTACCTGTAATGGACGGCTTGTTTTTGCCCTCTGACATAGTGATATTCTGACTGATATTCAAGATCATTTTGTAGCAACCATATATTTATGTtaagggagaagagagaaaaagtgtACACGGGGAAACAGATGTACATAAGCTGTGCGCAGTGGAGGTACACAATGCAAACAAGTGTGTTTGTGGTGCATgctacacacatacaaaggcAGTTCCTCTGCACTGTGCTGTATAACGGCCCCCTTCCCTCTAAACCCTACAGCGCTGGGCCGAGTCCCTGAAGGAGAGATTATCCACTGCCGTGTTTGTCAGAAGCAGGGAGGGGGTCTCAGCATGGGGCCTCCCAGCCTGCCTTGCCCGGGCCTGCCCCTACTGCCAGCCAGGCCCTTCTCTTCCGCTTGTCACAGCGGGGACTCTCATACTGAACCAGAGGCCAATTTATCCCTGCCACACTCCCCCGGCAAAATGATTTCTCTCAGTGTTTTGTCGACTCTCAGTCCCAGGGTCCTAATGAGGTGAAATGGATGCCAGTAAGACCAAGGCTGCAAGAGCTGCTTTCATCCTGAAAACAACATTCATCCTCTGCCTCTAGGAGTGGATAGTAACCttaatacatttactcaagtactgtatttgCGTGCAGTTTTTGTACTTGTTTGAGATGAACATGTAGTTTTGAATTCACTATATCCAATGTATGTAGCTGTTGAATAATGCGGTGTTATTTTAAAAACACGATAAGCTCAGAATGGCACGCAGTGTGTGACAGGATTGTGCTGGCTTCACGTCACTGCAGTAGAGCCATGAAAAATGAAACTTGATTTAGTAAAATACCTGAAACAATAATACAAATCACAAATGTGTGTTACAGATTCCATGAGAAAAGTCTGGCCTTCCTCATCCAGTACAATATTGTGAATTATGCCAAACTCAGTTTCTGTGTCCTTTCTCATATAGCCCTTTTCCAGGCATTTCGAGGGCTGGTCCTCCTTCTAAAGGGTACAACAACACAAGTATGGAGGGGTTAGGCAAGTTTCGACATTACAAATCTTATAACCTGACGATTCAGAACAtcttattacattttataatgtttttattaatttctctcacatttagaatattttttccacctctgcctTCTGCCTGTGGGTGGTCATTCCTACTAACTTTTGTTAGTTTCCTCTTGTGGTGCTGATTTACCAGCACTATTTGCTGTTTTGCAATAGTTTATATTTGGAAAGAGTCATTCTGCACTTCAAAGTGCTACACTCAGATTTTGGCACTAAAGGCTGGAAAAGGTGGAAAGTGGAAGTCTGTTAGCTCAGGTCAAGTGTTTAGACGTTGGCAACTGAAAGCACGCTGACAAGCGTCTGATAGTCTCTCGTTCTCTTCTGGGAAAATGCAAAATCCCTGTTTACTACTAGTTATTTTCCCAATCAGCTGCATATCACAGCCCAACAACTCTCCTGGACATATATTGTGATTGAAAGAATACCTTCCAGCTGCTACTGATATACAtgtcaataaagaaaataaatattttttggcAAGTAACCTACTATGGGAAATAAAGGAAAGTCACATGTTCATCAAGTGAACTCAAAGAGCTCTGACTCATACATGGGTGATACTCGGATCTGTTTAATGCCCTTGAAACTAAGGGCCCTGGGCCAGATGATAATTCTAAGGGTTGGGAAGTCGGTGAAGTGAGAGAATCGCTAAGTGAGAGCAACAGAGGAGGACCTGTGACCATTTTGTTTGTGCTCAGAGCATGAGATTGGTCCCTTGTGTTTGACGCCATGAGGGCCTCGACAGGCCCTCAATATTCAACCTCACAGATCGCCAGGCTTTTCAGTGTCTCTGCACTGGTTCTTCTTTGGTCCCATTTAATTGTGACTTTAATTTGTgcacacatttttgttgttcCTTTGTGACCCACATGATTCCCCATGACATGTACGAGAAGGCTCACTGTGGCTGGTATTGACTGACTCACAGAGGTCTGAATAACAATCTTCTGGGTGAATATTTAGACATGATTTAAAGGTTGCatttgaaatcttttaaacaaTGGATTACTTTTTAAAAGGGGCTGTTACTTGTGCTTGTGTAGTCTTGATACAGAAATCCAAGCCATGTGTAATACTTTCAACGTAATACATTCTGGATCAGTCTATATGAGAACTACTGGATGCCAGAAATTCATTAAACTGATTCTTGTCTTTATGAaagaaagcattttttttttttatttgcaaacCATTTTCCCTCGGCCCACGCAGTTCTGAGACCACATGACTCCATGCTAGAGAGCAGCCAATGGAACTGTGGCGAAGACTATTTCATAACACTTCATGTTGGGAGATGGCATATCCATTGTTCTCCAGGCCCACAAGCCTGTGGGCGAGAGTCCCTGCTGTGTCTACATGGAGGAAACACACCAGCCTCCCAGGCTAtattttcctctccttcctgcAGACACTGGAAGCTACAGTGACCATTCGAACTTTCTCCCCACCGTTGCAGGCCCTGCTCTCTCCACTTCTCCCCTCTCCAATCCCTTCGCCACCAAGCCAGGGAGAAGACGAAGCTGTCTCTGCACAGCTAGGAAGCATGCAGCTGCTACTATAATAGCCCTAATTGCACGTTTCTTTTGTTGGGCTGAAATTAGCGGCAGGGCTACAATACCACAACTAAAACCCCCAAAAACCTCCAAGTAAAGATGGAGGGgagagagtttaaaaaaaaaaaaaaagacactcgGGGTGCGTTCAGTGAGACTGCCAAACTACTGCCGAATGGCCCACACCTGCACGCTCGCACCCCCGCTAGAATAAACACAGATAATAAGGTATAATTACTTTAGAAAATAATAACGAGGAGCAACCCTTCAGACCCCCCTATTCCCGTTGACAAAGGGCTGCCTGTTTATTGTGGGGGGTGAAACAACCCCAAAGGACGCTGGCGAATGCCCTATCAAAAGACCTGAGGGCCCTACCGAGGGTCCCTTATAGGACAGCCATCAGTGTCAAGGAGGACTGGGGCTTTTAAGTCGCTTCTACCCTAACTGCCTCAATTAACCAGTATAGATTGACCACAGGCTACTTTTTAAGCTCCATTCATTCTCATCAAAATGATCCTGTGTTGTCATGAATGATTCTCCCCCTTTCTATGGGATCAGAAGAAACCCAGTATATGTATCATCTAAAAATGTATTGATAATATCATGTGCAAGTGAAGTAAAATCTGTGATCTAAATattctcttaaaatagatccaatacaaaaataaacaaccTTTTAAATACAATTAGAATATAtgagtactgtactgtaatatAGCAGTAGTAGAGTTTTATTCAAGCTGCTATAGGTAGGTTGTAATCATGTTGGTTAGTAGTATGAAGTCGCATCTACCCAATTCCTGCATCCTCGCCATCTTTACATCAAGGACTAAGCTAAATTGGAAATATGCCCCTTTCACACTTGCACTGCAAACCTGAAATGATCTAGACATTACCCAGCAGAGCTGTATGCGAGCGAGACCGCAATTGTCCGAATCTGTTGGATCGGACAAACGGTGTACCCCGCCAAGCTCCCTAGTACAAAGTCAGTGTTATCGCCGATTGAGCCAAGTGTGAAAATTCACAAAAAGCAAACGCAAAACAAACATCCGAGGGTGAAGAAAGAGGGTGATgaaaatgtctaactggagagACATTCGGGAACTTTCGTCGGTAAGGGCCGGCGCCAACTAGACGCCAAACCAACTAGCCTGGCTCAGTCCAAAGGCAACAAAATCGTCATACCAGCACTTCTAAAGCTCAGtaattgaaaaaagaaaaaaaaatcatactcCCTGTTTTCTGAGGGGTTATGGTATGGGTcagacttttttgttgttgtctctgagcagttgccaggcaaccaggaAAGACTCCAGGAAGTTGCCGCCAGATTCAGCACACATCATTCCAAACTTAAGCCACAAAAGCTTTTTAATCTAAAACATAGCATACGTTGAAACTTTGATCTTTAgaaaactaaagaaatcttcACTTTGACACTTCAGTGAGCATCGAGCACCATACTTTGACCCAAAATGTCATACTTGTAGTTAAgggaaacataaatataaacataatttctacaatggaaatattTGACTTCACCTAGTTACACATATAACTAAAAGATACAATATCTGGGTTATATTTCATGCTTTGCTCTGAAACCTCTCCTAGTTTTTATTGGAGGCATCACAGCTCAGCTGAAAATGAGGATAACGCCATTTGAACATGTGGACATGACACTGGATATCTGAGACAGTATGGGATCACGCCACAGCCTCACCGTCACTTAAACCCGTCCGGATTTTAACTTGATATGACATGTtggcacacaaaaaacaacagatgGGTATGTTTCAGTTTAACGCTACCCCTGGTGGTTGAGTCACTATGAAAACACAAGTCTTTGGTTTGATGTCAGGGCAGATTATGAGTTTCAGCCGTGCAGTTTATGACATGATCCATCTCGCAGGTCTTTGACAGATAAATGTATAATTTCACAAAGGCGAAAAACAGAGCACAGACATagaaatacagtacatacaaagCCAAAATCTGATCAATTGAGTACAGACCAGAATATGATCTGTATGATCTAAATATTATTATGCCATAAAAAtgtgtagttgttttttttgggggggacaGAATACAAATTGTAAGAACAATAAAACTGAGTTAAAAGCCAAACGGTGACTGCACTCTGGCTAGTTATGGCGAGCTAGATAGCCTTCGCTAAAGCTAATTTACCCACTTTCTTTATAGTTTCCTTATATATCTGatacacagttttttttaagagcCCTGAAACTTCTAATCCTTTTTTCTCAACTGCACTGTTTTTGAACTTACGGCAGTAGGCTACATGAGTTTTGTGATCGGCATCTAGTATGGACCTTGGTAATATCCAATACTGCTTTATTCATTCATAATGAGCAACCCAATTCAGTAAAGCAGGCTTATAGTAGTAGCCTACAACCAGCCTACGCTGTGAAATACATTGAAGTGAAGTAGAACCGAAGTTTAAATTCTCACTAAATGTTTTGCATCTATTTACATAGTGGAGTCCTGTACTTTTATCACCACATAGTGGGGATAATAGCTGCTGTGATTAATTAAGGGTCTAATATAAAGTGAATCAGTGTTGCATGTGAGTCATCCTCATGCATGTCATCATTAAACCACAATGTGCAACCGAGCCGAATGGCCCTGCGAGGATGGCAGCGTGTTTTTAACTGTGACGTCTGTGGCCCCCCGCTGTGTTTCCTTCCCGTACACCCATGATACCTGGCAATTAGgttgtttgttatttatttttactcccGATTTTTACCCCAGTCCCCTCCCAAACC
It includes:
- the sem1 gene encoding 26S proteasome complex subunit SEM1, coding for MSDKKQTVDLGLLEEDDEFEEFPAEDWTGLDEDEDAHVWEDNWDDDNVEDDFSNQLRAELEKHGYKMETS